The sequence below is a genomic window from Candidatus Binatia bacterium.
GCCGTTTGAACTTCGCGAGCGCTGCAGTCACCGTCACTGATTCGATTGGTAGATTTGATCGAAGATCGCGCCGTCGTCGAAAAAGTCGTGCTGCGCCTTGCGCCAGCCGCCGAACCGATCTATATCGATCATCTTCATCGCCGGAAACTGCGCCGCGTAGCGCTTCGCGACCGAGGCTTGCCGCGGACGAAAGTAATGCCGGGCGATGATCTCCTGCCCTTGCGCGGAGTAGAGGTACTGCAGGTACGCCTGCGCGACTGCGCGCGTCCCTTTCTTCGCGACGACGCCGTCGACGAGCGCAACGGGCGGCTCGGCGAGAATGCTCAGCGAGGGACGGATTATCTCGAACTTGCCGGGGCCCAGTTTGTTGACGGCGAGCAGCGCATCGTTCTCCCACGCGATGAGAACGTCGCCGATCCCGCGTTCGACGAACGTCGTCGTCGAGCCGCGCGCGCCTGAGTCGAGCACCGGAACGTTCTTGTAGAGCTTCGTCACGAAGGCTTTTGCGCTCGCGTCGCTCCCGCCGGGCCGGCTCAGCGCGTACCCCCAGGCTGCGAGAAAGTTCCAGCGAGCGCCGCCCGAGGTCTTTGGGTTCGGCGTTATGACGGAGACGCCGGGCTTCGCGAGATCGTCCCAGTCGCGGATATGCTTGGGATTGCCCGCACGCACGAGCAAGACGATCGTGGACGTATACGGCGTACTCTTATCGGGAAGCCGCGTCTGCCAGTTCTCCGGCAGCAGCTTCGCCTTGTCGGCGATCGCATCGATGTCGTAAGCCAGTCCGAGCGTAACGACGTCGGCTTGCAAACCGTCGATGACCGCGCGCGCCTGCTTACCGGAGCCGCCGTTCGATTGCTCGACGGTGACGCTCTGCCCGGTCTTCGCCTTCCAATACTTTGCGAAGACGACGTTGTAGTCGTCGTAGAGCTCGCGCGTCGGATCGTACGAGACATTGAGAATCGTCGCCGGCGGGAGATTTGCAGCCGTGGCCGAGAGACCGAGTGCGCTTGCGAGCGCGACGGCGAGCGCGAGCGCGATCCTCGAGGCGATGCGAGTCATTCCGTTGGAACCTCCGGTAGCAAGACAAGCGAGAAATTGAGTCAAGTCATCTATTCGAAGCACACCCAATGATGACCTTGGTCAATAAATAGAGAAGCGGGGCCGGGCACGCCATGGTGCCCGGCCCCGCCCTCTGCTCGCGT
It includes:
- a CDS encoding sulfate ABC transporter substrate-binding protein — translated: MTRIASRIALALAVALASALGLSATAANLPPATILNVSYDPTRELYDDYNVVFAKYWKAKTGQSVTVEQSNGGSGKQARAVIDGLQADVVTLGLAYDIDAIADKAKLLPENWQTRLPDKSTPYTSTIVLLVRAGNPKHIRDWDDLAKPGVSVITPNPKTSGGARWNFLAAWGYALSRPGGSDASAKAFVTKLYKNVPVLDSGARGSTTTFVERGIGDVLIAWENDALLAVNKLGPGKFEIIRPSLSILAEPPVALVDGVVAKKGTRAVAQAYLQYLYSAQGQEIIARHYFRPRQASVAKRYAAQFPAMKMIDIDRFGGWRKAQHDFFDDGAIFDQIYQSNQ